Proteins from a single region of Salinibacter grassmerensis:
- a CDS encoding ABC transporter permease produces MRLDLGGAFAALIEWIQNNLGPLLDGVTFVIGATIEGLEEVLLFLPSWAMILLFTLLAWWVASRGVAIFTAVGLTLLEGVEFALFGMEIAFGMGLWEPTMQTLALVATATLISLLIGIPVGIWAAKNDVVDAIVRPILDFMQTMPAFVYLIPAVVLFGLGEVPGVIATFIFATPPCVRLTNLGIRQVSEEAVEAAESFGSTPRQMLFKVELPMALPTILAGVNQTVLLALSMVVIAALIGAGGLGNPVVEGIQQLRIGVGFEGGLAIVILAIFLDRITQAVGEKAGASTQPTTG; encoded by the coding sequence ATGCGACTGGACCTTGGCGGCGCCTTTGCAGCCCTCATCGAGTGGATTCAGAATAACCTTGGGCCGTTACTCGACGGGGTAACCTTCGTGATTGGGGCGACCATCGAAGGACTGGAGGAGGTGCTACTCTTTCTGCCGAGCTGGGCAATGATTCTGCTCTTCACCCTCCTTGCGTGGTGGGTAGCATCCCGCGGTGTGGCCATCTTTACGGCGGTTGGGCTGACCCTCCTTGAGGGCGTGGAGTTCGCCCTATTCGGAATGGAGATTGCCTTCGGCATGGGACTGTGGGAGCCCACGATGCAGACCCTGGCGCTCGTCGCGACGGCGACGCTGATCTCGCTCCTCATCGGAATTCCTGTGGGCATCTGGGCGGCCAAAAATGACGTGGTGGACGCCATCGTCCGGCCGATTCTGGACTTCATGCAGACGATGCCGGCGTTCGTGTACCTGATTCCGGCCGTCGTGCTCTTCGGGCTGGGAGAGGTGCCGGGCGTGATCGCTACCTTCATCTTCGCCACGCCTCCGTGCGTGCGCCTGACCAACCTCGGCATTCGGCAGGTGTCGGAGGAGGCCGTGGAGGCGGCGGAGTCCTTCGGGTCCACCCCGCGTCAGATGCTCTTCAAGGTAGAGTTGCCGATGGCGCTGCCCACCATCCTGGCGGGGGTAAATCAGACGGTGCTCCTGGCCCTGTCGATGGTCGTGATTGCTGCGCTCATCGGGGCCGGCGGGCTGGGGAATCCGGTCGTGGAGGGCATCCAGCAGCTGCGCATCGGGGTCGGGTTTGAGGGGGGGCTGGCCATCGTCATTCTGGCCATCTTCCTGGACCGCATTACGCAGGCCGTGGGGGAGAAGGCAGGCGCGTCGACCCAGCCCACGACAGGGTGA
- a CDS encoding glycine betaine ABC transporter substrate-binding protein, translated as MNLSSTPLRSFIAVVAAVGLLGTGLAGCGGSGDSQDVSREMNMVTVNWIEGMAFTYVQEQIMENQYDMEVDVREVSGGGLAFSSVADGDRDYFNEAWLPTTHQDPWSKAQGNASKLGYTYKGTSVGLTVPEYMDISSVSELGNYRDELNGEINGIESGAAINDQTRQILENNNIDGFSVVASSGPATWQALENAVNNEQPIVVTGWYPHWKWGSFDLKYIEGAQTGQSPVFGNPEDVFKIVDSEFTEEFPKEVACFLKVSEVSDEQIESLMGDFRNRGDMSKREAASQWIEEHPEDVNAWTDQAEECAASDGAVETLPDDATYSREQGA; from the coding sequence ATGAATCTTTCTTCGACACCACTTCGCTCGTTCATTGCCGTTGTCGCGGCCGTTGGTCTCCTTGGGACCGGGCTCGCCGGCTGTGGAGGGAGCGGGGACAGCCAGGACGTATCGCGCGAGATGAACATGGTCACAGTAAACTGGATTGAGGGGATGGCCTTCACCTACGTCCAGGAGCAGATCATGGAGAACCAGTACGACATGGAGGTTGACGTTCGAGAGGTCTCGGGCGGTGGCCTCGCCTTCTCGTCGGTGGCCGACGGCGACCGCGACTACTTCAACGAGGCCTGGCTCCCCACCACCCACCAGGACCCCTGGAGCAAGGCGCAGGGAAATGCCTCCAAGCTGGGGTACACCTACAAGGGCACGTCGGTCGGACTGACCGTGCCGGAATACATGGACATCTCCAGTGTCTCGGAGCTGGGAAATTACCGCGATGAGCTCAACGGCGAAATCAACGGCATTGAGTCCGGTGCGGCGATCAACGACCAGACGCGCCAGATTCTCGAAAACAACAACATCGACGGGTTCTCGGTCGTGGCGTCCAGCGGCCCGGCGACGTGGCAGGCGCTGGAGAACGCCGTCAACAACGAGCAGCCCATCGTCGTCACGGGTTGGTACCCACACTGGAAGTGGGGCTCGTTCGACCTGAAGTACATCGAGGGAGCGCAAACGGGACAGTCGCCCGTCTTTGGAAATCCTGAGGACGTCTTCAAGATCGTGGACAGCGAGTTCACGGAGGAGTTTCCGAAGGAGGTCGCGTGCTTCCTGAAGGTATCGGAGGTCAGCGACGAGCAGATCGAGAGCCTCATGGGCGACTTCCGCAACCGCGGCGACATGAGCAAGCGGGAGGCTGCCAGCCAGTGGATTGAGGAGCACCCGGAGGACGTCAACGCCTGGACGGATCAGGCCGAGGAGTGCGCTGCGTCCGACGGCGCAGTGGAGACGCTCCCGGACGACGCCACCTACTCGCGCGAGCAGGGCGCGTAG
- a CDS encoding TIGR00341 family protein, translating into MALRVIDIYHPDTDEALDVPDAPYDVLGHWTYAIDDDQRVDRVLMEVEDTEAFLDWVDDAVITEYRVVIHAVEATLPRPEVDGDEGEEDEGGDADEEDTEGRSARVGRAELYEYARDATDVSGYYYALIALSVVVAAGGMLRNQTAVVIGAMVIAPLIGPNLALALGTTLGDLDLLRQSAWANLTSVGLALSGALGLGIVMTVDPTTGELAGRTVIGIADIALAGAAGAAEALAVPRGRATGLVGVMVAVALLPPAVATGLLFGAGHPDPALRAGLLTATNVVSLNLAAVCTFLLLGVRPRDWRDMEQARTSPRTALTLWGGALVVLVLLLWQFA; encoded by the coding sequence ATGGCCCTCCGCGTCATCGACATCTATCACCCGGACACCGACGAGGCCCTTGACGTGCCCGACGCCCCCTACGACGTGCTCGGGCACTGGACCTACGCGATCGACGACGACCAGCGCGTGGACCGCGTGCTCATGGAGGTGGAGGACACCGAGGCGTTCCTCGATTGGGTCGACGATGCCGTGATCACGGAGTACCGGGTGGTAATCCACGCCGTGGAGGCGACGCTGCCGCGGCCCGAGGTGGACGGGGACGAAGGCGAAGAGGACGAGGGCGGAGACGCCGACGAGGAGGACACAGAAGGACGCTCCGCGCGGGTGGGACGGGCCGAGCTCTACGAGTACGCCCGCGACGCCACGGACGTCTCCGGCTACTACTACGCGCTCATTGCCCTGTCGGTCGTCGTTGCGGCCGGGGGCATGCTGCGGAACCAGACCGCCGTGGTGATCGGGGCGATGGTGATCGCGCCCCTCATCGGGCCCAACCTGGCCCTTGCGCTCGGCACCACCCTTGGGGACCTGGATCTGCTCAGACAGTCCGCCTGGGCCAACCTGACGAGCGTGGGGCTGGCCCTCAGCGGGGCCTTGGGCCTCGGAATCGTCATGACGGTGGACCCGACGACGGGTGAGTTGGCGGGGCGGACGGTCATTGGGATCGCCGACATCGCGCTGGCCGGCGCGGCGGGGGCGGCCGAGGCCCTGGCGGTACCCCGGGGACGCGCGACGGGCCTCGTCGGGGTGATGGTGGCGGTGGCGCTGCTGCCCCCCGCCGTGGCCACAGGGCTCTTGTTCGGAGCAGGGCATCCCGACCCGGCCCTCCGGGCGGGGCTGCTCACGGCGACCAACGTCGTCTCCCTCAATCTAGCGGCCGTGTGCACGTTCTTGCTGCTCGGTGTGCGGCCCCGCGACTGGCGCGACATGGAGCAGGCGCGCACCTCCCCCCGCACCGCCCTTACGCTCTGGGGCGGCGCCCTGGTTGTGCTTGTCCTTCTTCTCTGGCAGTTCGCCTGA